A stretch of the Arthrobacter stackebrandtii genome encodes the following:
- the rfbB gene encoding dTDP-glucose 4,6-dehydratase → MRNLLVTGGAGFIGSNFVHYVLEHTEMSVTVLDKLTYAGNLASLEGLPAERFTFVRGDICDAGLVDSLVAGVDAVVHYAAESHNDNSLQDPRPFLETNIIGTYTLIEAARKHGKRFHHISTDEVYGDLELDDPQRFTEETAYAPSSPYSSTKAGSDMLVRAWVRSFGLAATLSNCSNNYGPYQHVEKFIPRQITNVIDGIRPKLYGAGENVRDWIHADDHSSAVLAILERGRIGETYLIGADGEKNNKDVVELILSMMGQAPDAYDHVIDRPGHDLRYAIESSKLRTELGWEPEFANFDAGLAETIKWYREHEGWWRPQKAATEAKYKEQGQ, encoded by the coding sequence ATGCGAAATCTCCTTGTTACCGGTGGGGCCGGGTTCATTGGTTCTAATTTTGTCCATTATGTGCTTGAGCACACGGAGATGTCCGTGACGGTGTTGGACAAGCTGACGTATGCCGGGAATTTGGCGTCGTTGGAGGGTTTGCCGGCGGAGCGGTTCACGTTTGTGCGTGGTGATATTTGTGATGCGGGGCTGGTGGATTCGCTGGTGGCTGGGGTGGATGCGGTGGTGCATTACGCGGCGGAGTCGCACAATGACAATTCGTTGCAGGATCCGCGCCCGTTCCTGGAGACGAACATCATTGGCACGTACACGCTGATTGAGGCGGCCCGCAAGCACGGCAAGCGGTTCCACCACATCTCCACCGACGAGGTTTACGGGGATTTGGAGTTGGATGACCCGCAGAGGTTCACGGAGGAGACGGCGTACGCCCCCTCGAGCCCGTATTCGTCCACGAAGGCCGGTTCGGACATGCTGGTCCGTGCCTGGGTGCGCTCCTTTGGCCTGGCGGCGACGTTGAGCAACTGCTCGAACAACTACGGCCCGTACCAGCATGTGGAGAAGTTCATTCCGCGCCAGATCACGAACGTGATCGACGGGATCCGTCCCAAGCTTTATGGTGCGGGGGAGAACGTGCGGGACTGGATCCATGCCGATGACCATTCCTCGGCCGTGCTGGCGATCCTGGAGCGGGGCCGCATTGGGGAGACGTACCTGATCGGTGCCGACGGGGAGAAGAACAACAAGGACGTGGTGGAGTTGATCCTGTCGATGATGGGCCAGGCCCCGGACGCGTACGACCATGTCATTGACCGTCCCGGCCATGACCTGCGCTACGCGATCGAGTCTTCCAAGCTGCGCACGGAGCTGGGCTGGGAGCCGGAGTTCGCGAACTTTGATGCCGGCCTGGCCGAGACCATCAAGTGGTACCGGGAGCATGAGGGATGGTGGCGCCCGCAGAAGGCCGCGACCGAGGCGAAGTACAAGGAACAGGGCCAGTAA
- a CDS encoding glycosyltransferase family 2 protein, with product MPLDIFIPYWGDPGYMKETVNSVLAQTSDDWLLTVVDDAYADLEIQNFMAGFNDPRIKYIRKEVNGGITANYRTCVSLATEEVMVILGCDDVMLPNYVETILAAHKRFPSAAIIQPGVQVIDENSDVVKTFVDVVKQKVVRPHGNGPQLVSGESIAANLMHGDWLYWPALAFRTDRMQAVDFRDGFPIIQDLALIMDMIYAGDQLLIEPTVCFSYRRHSESASSSKLVDGSRFVGERDYFAVAAGQARELGWTKAERAAKLRITSRAHALALVPKALLARDTKAAKTLARHAFGS from the coding sequence ATGCCCTTGGACATTTTCATCCCCTATTGGGGAGACCCCGGCTACATGAAGGAAACTGTCAACAGCGTCCTGGCACAAACCAGCGACGACTGGCTCCTGACGGTTGTTGACGACGCCTACGCGGACCTTGAGATCCAGAACTTCATGGCCGGCTTCAACGACCCCCGCATCAAGTACATCCGCAAGGAAGTAAACGGCGGCATCACCGCCAACTACCGCACCTGTGTGTCCCTGGCCACCGAAGAAGTCATGGTGATCCTCGGCTGCGACGACGTCATGCTGCCCAACTACGTTGAGACGATCCTGGCGGCCCACAAGCGCTTCCCCTCGGCGGCCATCATCCAGCCCGGCGTCCAGGTGATCGATGAAAACAGCGACGTCGTCAAGACCTTCGTCGACGTCGTCAAGCAGAAGGTCGTGCGCCCCCACGGCAACGGCCCCCAGTTGGTCTCAGGCGAGTCCATCGCCGCGAACCTGATGCACGGCGACTGGCTGTACTGGCCCGCCTTGGCCTTCCGCACGGACCGGATGCAGGCCGTGGACTTCCGCGACGGCTTCCCCATCATCCAGGACCTGGCCCTGATCATGGACATGATCTACGCCGGCGACCAGCTGCTGATCGAACCCACGGTCTGCTTCTCCTACCGCCGCCACTCCGAAAGCGCCTCGTCCTCGAAGCTCGTGGACGGTTCACGGTTTGTGGGCGAACGCGACTACTTCGCCGTCGCCGCCGGACAGGCACGTGAACTGGGCTGGACCAAGGCCGAGCGGGCCGCCAAGCTGCGCATCACCTCCCGCGCCCATGCCCTTGCGCTGGTGCCCAAGGCCCTGCTGGCCCGGGACACCAAGGCCGCCAAGACCCTGGCACGCCACGCCTTCGGGTCATAA
- a CDS encoding sugar nucleotide-binding protein — protein sequence MGIEFSKPLTATQTPIPGVILYELPVHGDNRGWFKENWQREKMLALGLPDFVPVQNNISFNEKAGTTRGIHAEPWDKFISVATGKIFGAWVDLRQGPSFGAVFTTVMDPSQAIFIPRGVGNAFQTLEDNTAYTYLVNDHWSADAQGQYTFLNLADEQTAINWPIPLGQAELSEKDKNHPRLGQVTPMAGRKTLVLGADGQLGRALRTLYAGDASVEFAARDGFDLTNPDSYTGRNWRNYATIINAAAYTGVDTAETPAGRTQAWAINATAVADLAKVATAHGITLVHISSDYVFDGTTNLHTEDEALSPLGVYGQSKAAGDLAAATVPRHYIIRTSWVIGDGNNFVATMASLANRGIKPAVVNDQTGRLSFTTDIAAAIKHLIDTGAAHGTYNLSNDGEPQTWADIAADVYELTGHHRADVTGTSTADYFKDKNAAPRPHHSTLDLAKIKATGYTPAPAAQRLREYLAQ from the coding sequence ATGGGCATCGAATTTTCCAAGCCGCTCACGGCCACGCAGACCCCGATCCCCGGCGTCATCCTCTACGAACTGCCGGTCCATGGTGACAACCGGGGCTGGTTCAAGGAAAACTGGCAGCGGGAGAAGATGCTGGCCCTGGGCCTGCCGGACTTCGTCCCGGTGCAAAACAACATCTCCTTCAACGAAAAGGCCGGCACGACCCGCGGGATCCATGCCGAGCCGTGGGACAAGTTCATCTCCGTCGCGACCGGGAAGATCTTCGGCGCCTGGGTCGATTTGCGCCAGGGCCCCTCGTTCGGGGCCGTGTTCACCACCGTCATGGACCCCTCCCAGGCGATCTTCATCCCGCGCGGGGTCGGCAACGCCTTCCAAACCCTGGAAGACAACACCGCGTACACCTACCTCGTCAACGACCACTGGTCAGCCGACGCGCAGGGCCAGTACACCTTCTTGAACCTTGCCGATGAGCAGACGGCCATTAACTGGCCCATCCCGCTGGGGCAGGCCGAACTCTCCGAGAAGGACAAAAACCATCCCCGCCTGGGCCAAGTCACCCCCATGGCGGGCAGGAAGACCCTGGTGCTGGGCGCCGACGGGCAACTCGGCCGCGCCCTGCGCACCCTCTACGCCGGGGATGCCAGTGTCGAGTTCGCGGCCCGGGACGGCTTTGACCTGACCAACCCGGACTCCTACACGGGCCGGAACTGGAGGAACTACGCCACGATCATCAACGCCGCCGCGTACACCGGCGTCGACACGGCAGAAACCCCCGCAGGCCGCACCCAGGCATGGGCCATCAACGCCACCGCCGTCGCGGACCTGGCCAAGGTCGCGACCGCGCACGGGATCACCCTGGTCCACATCTCCAGCGACTACGTCTTCGACGGCACCACCAACCTCCACACCGAGGACGAGGCCCTGTCCCCGCTGGGTGTCTACGGCCAGTCCAAGGCCGCCGGCGACCTCGCCGCGGCCACCGTGCCAAGGCACTACATCATCCGCACCAGCTGGGTCATCGGGGACGGGAACAACTTCGTCGCCACCATGGCATCCCTCGCCAACCGGGGCATCAAACCCGCCGTCGTCAACGACCAAACCGGCAGGCTCTCCTTCACCACCGACATCGCAGCAGCCATCAAACACCTCATCGACACCGGTGCGGCCCACGGCACCTACAACCTCAGCAACGACGGCGAGCCCCAAACCTGGGCAGACATCGCCGCCGACGTCTACGAACTCACCGGCCACCACCGCGCCGACGTCACCGGCACCAGCACCGCCGACTACTTCAAGGACAAAAACGCCGCCCCCAGGCCCCACCACAGCACCCTGGACCTGGCCAAAATCAAGGCCACCGGATACACCCCCGCCCCCGCAGCACAACGCCTGCGCGAATACCTCGCCCAATAG
- a CDS encoding DUF2304 domain-containing protein: protein MSVLAAFILSLFILFIVFDMLRRKKIREKYAALWLLVGLAMLVLAVFPRLLEFVAEILNVQVPSNLLFAMSIVLALGVCLHLSWEISVVEDETRVLAEESAILRAQLTALESRLDSLAGDTGPAPVRTEAPTDE, encoded by the coding sequence ATGTCCGTCCTTGCCGCATTCATCCTCTCCCTCTTCATACTGTTCATAGTTTTTGACATGCTCCGGCGCAAGAAGATCCGTGAGAAGTACGCCGCCCTGTGGCTGCTGGTGGGCCTGGCCATGCTGGTGCTGGCGGTGTTCCCGCGCCTGCTGGAATTCGTGGCCGAGATACTGAACGTGCAGGTTCCCTCCAACCTGCTCTTCGCCATGAGCATCGTGCTCGCGCTGGGGGTCTGCCTGCACCTGTCGTGGGAGATCTCCGTGGTTGAAGATGAAACCCGCGTCCTGGCGGAGGAATCCGCCATCCTGCGGGCCCAGCTGACCGCGCTGGAAAGCCGCCTCGATTCCCTGGCCGGCGACACCGGCCCCGCACCGGTCCGCACAGAGGCCCCCACCGACGAATAG
- a CDS encoding acyltransferase family protein, with translation MWFGSALDVRNNSLNMIRLFLAFAVLVHHSWPLTGHGGELAFAGETVGGWAVAGFFGISGYLITSSRWSNALGPYLVNRVARIMPAFWVCLAMVAFVFAPIGYRVANGTLDGFLTAGHSPLNFVWSNAFLEMRFYDVSGTPSNVPYEGAWNGSLWSLYYEFICYLIVAALGCFAFMKRSRWPMTAAFVLSVAAQANIDTISRLTNDNFDVVLLLRLLPFFLGGATIFMWRERIGFHWIPGILAFVVAVIICSTVPRWGVQASALFVTYGVIWLSTVIRQPLLIAKNDISYGVYIYAFAVQQLLAVFGIHELGLFWFSVIAAILTVPLATASWLLVERPVMRRVRGTRGKAKAVHVPAVGVHAAPGV, from the coding sequence ATGTGGTTTGGTTCGGCGCTGGATGTTCGCAACAACAGCCTGAACATGATTCGACTGTTTCTGGCGTTTGCGGTGCTTGTCCACCACAGCTGGCCGCTCACAGGCCATGGCGGGGAACTCGCCTTCGCTGGCGAGACCGTGGGCGGGTGGGCCGTTGCCGGATTCTTCGGCATCAGCGGCTACCTCATCACCTCCAGCCGCTGGTCCAACGCACTGGGCCCCTACCTCGTGAACCGCGTGGCCCGCATCATGCCGGCGTTCTGGGTCTGCCTGGCCATGGTGGCCTTCGTCTTTGCACCCATCGGCTACCGCGTGGCCAACGGCACGCTGGACGGGTTCCTGACGGCCGGGCACTCACCCCTGAATTTTGTCTGGTCCAACGCCTTCCTGGAAATGCGGTTCTACGATGTTTCCGGGACACCTTCCAACGTCCCGTACGAGGGTGCCTGGAACGGTTCCCTGTGGAGCCTGTACTACGAATTCATCTGCTACCTGATCGTTGCCGCACTCGGCTGCTTCGCCTTCATGAAACGATCCCGCTGGCCCATGACCGCGGCGTTTGTGCTGTCCGTGGCCGCCCAGGCCAACATCGACACCATCAGCCGGCTGACCAACGACAACTTTGATGTTGTACTGCTGCTGCGGCTGCTGCCCTTCTTCCTTGGCGGGGCCACCATTTTCATGTGGCGGGAGCGGATTGGCTTCCACTGGATCCCCGGAATCCTGGCCTTCGTTGTGGCCGTCATCATTTGTTCCACAGTGCCCCGCTGGGGCGTGCAGGCATCGGCATTGTTTGTCACCTACGGCGTCATTTGGCTCTCGACGGTGATCAGGCAGCCGCTCCTGATCGCGAAGAACGACATTTCCTACGGCGTCTACATCTATGCCTTCGCCGTCCAGCAGCTGCTTGCGGTGTTCGGCATTCACGAGCTGGGACTGTTCTGGTTCAGCGTGATCGCGGCCATCCTGACGGTGCCGCTGGCCACGGCAAGCTGGCTGTTGGTGGAACGTCCCGTCATGCGCAGGGTGCGGGGCACACGCGGGAAAGCCAAGGCCGTGCACGTCCCCGCTGTGGGGGTGCACGCCGCACCTGGCGTGTGA
- a CDS encoding glycosyltransferase family 2 protein, translating to MPSSPQVSIIMPCFNAAATVERAISSVLAQTFTDFELFVVNDASTDNSVELVKALGAATGDARVTLIDMPRNVGPSGVRNEALRAATGTFVAFLDSDDEYLPGFLAHHVGALGSDFDISMAGHVVVRPDGSESTRHSAFIGQSTGHEAVRAAMLDEILPFAWDKVYRRTLFSDVAFPEGSTRFEDMTINILLDSRARKVTSSPVPLNRYYISSGSLTWGRIPARSDADLALADLHQHLPLELRTGSYAKPYATMRLLITMLTAQSAIMKLAAQPAAQATVDDCRRALRPAWIAGAATVKPKFAAAALLLKAAPSTFAKIYLKHSAQSYGLE from the coding sequence ATGCCTAGTTCCCCCCAAGTCTCGATCATCATGCCGTGCTTCAACGCAGCGGCAACCGTGGAAAGGGCCATCTCCAGCGTCCTGGCCCAGACCTTCACCGACTTTGAGCTGTTCGTTGTCAACGACGCCTCGACGGACAACTCCGTGGAGCTCGTCAAGGCCCTGGGTGCCGCCACGGGCGACGCGCGGGTGACGCTGATTGACATGCCCCGCAATGTGGGACCCTCGGGTGTCCGCAACGAGGCACTGCGTGCAGCGACAGGGACCTTTGTTGCGTTTTTGGATTCCGACGACGAGTACCTCCCGGGCTTTCTCGCCCACCACGTCGGCGCGCTGGGCTCCGATTTCGACATTTCGATGGCCGGGCACGTCGTGGTCCGGCCCGACGGGAGCGAAAGCACCCGGCACAGTGCGTTCATTGGGCAATCCACGGGGCATGAGGCCGTGCGGGCCGCCATGTTGGATGAAATCCTGCCGTTCGCGTGGGACAAGGTCTACCGGCGCACCTTGTTCTCCGATGTCGCATTCCCCGAGGGTTCCACCAGGTTCGAGGACATGACGATCAACATCCTGCTCGACTCCCGGGCCCGAAAGGTCACCAGCTCGCCCGTCCCGCTGAACCGCTATTACATCTCGTCCGGTTCGCTGACCTGGGGCCGGATCCCGGCACGCAGCGACGCCGACCTGGCCCTGGCCGACCTCCACCAGCACCTGCCGCTGGAACTGCGAACCGGATCGTATGCCAAGCCCTACGCCACCATGCGCCTGCTCATCACCATGCTCACGGCCCAGAGCGCCATCATGAAATTGGCCGCCCAGCCGGCAGCGCAGGCCACGGTGGACGACTGCCGCCGGGCGCTCCGGCCCGCCTGGATTGCGGGTGCTGCCACAGTCAAGCCGAAGTTCGCAGCAGCGGCGCTGCTGCTCAAGGCGGCGCCTTCAACTTTCGCCAAAATTTACCTTAAGCACTCCGCGCAAAGCTATGGCCTGGAGTAG
- a CDS encoding acyltransferase family protein has protein sequence MTSSATLLRPAGPAAADTPPPPPAPARTTRKFLPEVQGLRALAVLMVVAYHVWFGRISGGVDIFLLISAFLLTGQFTRRLEAGRPLELLKYWVHLFKRLLPLIAVTLLAVLGAAWLFFPVSRWPDVFGQAWASLFYYQNWYLAAESVDYYAAQHSVASPLQHFWSLSIQGQIFILWPLLFAVAALLAKLCRLRIRPVLIALFGAVFAGSLAFSITSTATHQAFAYFDTRARLWEFALGSLLALLLPYLKLGRGVRIVLGWAGLVAMFACGIVLQVGQQFPGYMALWPTLAAAAIIVAGFTDSRLGADRLLSLKPLVKLGDSSYALYLFHWPALVFYLVVSGNEQAGLVPGLVIVLGSVAAAILATKFIDAPIRRSPWIERKRRRAVTVILVCVALVATPLAAWQHQLNAANEAARQAVLSQAAPNNPGAISLLPDYVDRTGPDAVLVPSQLDMPDEWPRFEGGKCRSDGKEMLNICNNGIEDGEKSLVVLGSSHAHVWNTPLLAIAKQNNWSVNSYTKGFCPLGDDLSTGITESCQKFNEDTMSEVVALHPDLVVTTSTLTSSEKGEPEVLEPSWVAAVGTLNTAGIPVLAIRDTPRFANLVPECVEESPEDLSDCGSVRSELFAAVPPTDAVAGSLPETTFVDFTDYFCDATTCPAVIGNVIVYKDDNHVTSSYLKTMTPIFERELHTATGWDMK, from the coding sequence ATGACTTCCAGCGCCACACTGCTGCGCCCCGCCGGGCCCGCGGCCGCCGACACCCCGCCGCCGCCACCGGCACCGGCACGGACTACACGCAAGTTCCTCCCGGAAGTGCAGGGCCTGCGTGCACTCGCGGTGCTCATGGTGGTGGCCTACCACGTCTGGTTCGGCCGCATATCCGGCGGCGTGGACATCTTCCTGCTGATCTCGGCCTTTCTGCTGACCGGCCAGTTCACCCGGCGGCTGGAAGCGGGGCGGCCCCTTGAACTCCTGAAGTACTGGGTGCACCTTTTCAAGCGCCTGCTGCCGCTGATCGCCGTGACACTGTTGGCCGTCTTGGGCGCCGCGTGGCTCTTCTTCCCGGTGTCGCGCTGGCCTGACGTCTTTGGCCAGGCCTGGGCATCGCTGTTCTACTACCAAAACTGGTACCTGGCCGCAGAGTCCGTTGACTACTACGCGGCGCAGCACAGCGTCGCCAGCCCCCTGCAGCACTTCTGGTCGCTGTCCATCCAGGGCCAGATCTTCATCCTGTGGCCGCTGCTCTTCGCTGTCGCCGCGCTTTTGGCCAAGCTGTGCCGGCTGCGGATCCGCCCCGTGCTGATTGCCCTGTTTGGTGCCGTGTTTGCCGGTTCCCTGGCGTTCTCCATCACCAGCACGGCCACCCACCAGGCCTTTGCCTACTTTGACACACGCGCCCGCCTGTGGGAATTTGCCCTCGGATCGCTGCTGGCGCTGCTGCTGCCCTACCTCAAGCTGGGCCGCGGCGTCCGCATCGTGCTCGGCTGGGCGGGCCTGGTGGCCATGTTCGCCTGCGGCATCGTGCTGCAGGTCGGCCAGCAGTTCCCCGGCTACATGGCGCTCTGGCCCACCCTGGCAGCCGCAGCGATCATCGTGGCCGGCTTCACCGACAGCCGCCTCGGCGCCGACCGGCTGCTCAGCCTGAAGCCGCTGGTCAAGCTCGGCGACAGCTCCTACGCCCTTTACCTGTTCCACTGGCCCGCACTGGTTTTCTACCTGGTGGTCTCGGGCAACGAACAGGCGGGCCTCGTGCCCGGGCTGGTGATTGTCCTGGGCTCAGTGGCCGCCGCCATCCTGGCCACCAAATTCATTGACGCACCCATTCGCCGCAGCCCCTGGATCGAACGAAAGCGCCGCCGCGCCGTCACCGTCATCCTCGTGTGCGTGGCCCTCGTCGCGACACCCCTGGCTGCCTGGCAGCATCAGCTCAACGCCGCCAACGAGGCTGCCCGGCAGGCCGTGCTGTCGCAGGCGGCACCCAACAACCCCGGCGCGATCTCCCTGCTGCCGGACTACGTGGACCGGACAGGTCCGGATGCGGTGCTGGTTCCCTCGCAGCTGGACATGCCGGATGAGTGGCCGCGGTTCGAAGGGGGAAAGTGCCGCAGCGACGGCAAGGAGATGCTCAACATCTGCAACAACGGGATCGAGGACGGCGAGAAGTCCCTGGTGGTCCTGGGCAGCTCCCACGCCCATGTCTGGAACACGCCGTTGCTGGCCATCGCCAAACAGAACAACTGGTCCGTGAACTCGTACACCAAGGGTTTCTGCCCCCTCGGAGACGACTTGTCCACGGGCATCACTGAGAGTTGCCAGAAGTTCAACGAAGACACCATGAGTGAAGTCGTTGCCTTGCACCCCGACCTCGTGGTGACCACCAGCACCCTGACGAGTTCTGAAAAGGGCGAGCCGGAAGTACTGGAACCGTCCTGGGTTGCCGCTGTGGGAACGCTCAACACAGCCGGGATCCCGGTCCTGGCCATCCGGGACACTCCGCGCTTTGCAAACCTCGTACCCGAATGCGTCGAAGAGTCCCCGGAGGACCTCTCAGACTGCGGCTCGGTGCGGTCCGAATTGTTCGCCGCGGTGCCGCCCACGGACGCGGTGGCAGGGTCGCTGCCGGAAACCACTTTTGTGGATTTCACCGACTACTTCTGCGACGCCACCACCTGCCCGGCCGTGATCGGCAACGTGATTGTGTACAAGGACGACAACCACGTGACGAGCAGCTACCTGAAGACCATGACACCGATCTTCGAGCGTGAACTCCACACCGCCACGGGCTGGGACATGAAGTAG
- a CDS encoding NAD-dependent epimerase/dehydratase family protein — MQNSPESRTETVLVTGGAGFIGCAISESLLQSFKRVVVVDNLHPQIHESGERPAGLAAGVELVVGDITDAAVWDAVLPEVKPDVVIHLAAETGTGQSLEEATRHAHVNVVGTTQLLDGFLRNKALPRRIVLTSSRAVYGEGAWRNADGALFYPGQRTSETLDHSEWDFPGAEPTAMKASEVFPAPVSVYGATKLAQENILLAWAKSYGVESAILRLQNVYGPGQSLINPYTGIMSLFCRMAMGGRSIPLYEDGEVRRDFILIDDIASAVVAAATSEQAPATPLDIGSGEFQTIGTAAATIAARYGAPEPHVTGQYRQGDVRHAWADITAAREVLGWEPRYNLEQGIARLADWIDVQPDVKPA, encoded by the coding sequence ATGCAGAACTCCCCCGAATCACGGACCGAGACCGTCCTCGTCACCGGCGGTGCAGGCTTCATTGGATGCGCCATCTCCGAGTCCCTGCTGCAATCCTTCAAGAGGGTTGTGGTTGTGGACAACCTGCACCCGCAGATCCACGAGAGCGGCGAGCGGCCCGCGGGCCTGGCAGCCGGCGTCGAACTGGTTGTTGGCGACATCACCGATGCTGCCGTCTGGGACGCCGTCCTGCCTGAGGTGAAGCCCGACGTCGTCATCCACCTTGCCGCTGAAACCGGCACCGGCCAGTCGCTTGAGGAAGCAACGCGCCACGCACACGTCAACGTGGTGGGCACCACCCAGCTGCTGGACGGCTTCCTCCGGAACAAGGCGCTCCCCCGCCGCATCGTGCTCACCTCCAGCCGCGCCGTGTACGGCGAGGGTGCCTGGCGCAATGCCGACGGCGCACTCTTCTACCCGGGCCAGCGCACCAGCGAGACCCTGGACCATTCCGAGTGGGACTTCCCTGGCGCCGAGCCCACGGCGATGAAGGCCTCTGAGGTGTTCCCTGCCCCTGTGAGTGTGTACGGCGCCACCAAGCTGGCACAGGAGAACATCCTGCTCGCCTGGGCCAAGTCCTACGGCGTGGAGAGCGCCATCCTGCGCCTGCAGAACGTCTACGGCCCCGGCCAGTCCCTCATCAACCCCTACACAGGCATCATGAGCCTTTTCTGCCGCATGGCCATGGGCGGGCGCTCCATCCCCCTCTACGAAGACGGCGAGGTGCGCCGCGACTTCATCCTGATCGACGACATCGCCTCCGCCGTGGTTGCCGCCGCCACCTCGGAGCAGGCGCCGGCCACCCCGCTGGACATCGGCTCCGGTGAATTCCAGACCATCGGCACGGCGGCTGCGACCATCGCGGCCCGCTACGGCGCCCCAGAACCGCACGTGACGGGCCAGTACCGCCAGGGCGACGTCCGGCACGCCTGGGCAGACATCACGGCAGCCCGTGAAGTCCTGGGCTGGGAACCGCGCTACAACCTGGAGCAGGGCATCGCCCGGCTGGCCGACTGGATCGATGTCCAGCCTGATGTAAAGCCCGCGTAG
- a CDS encoding glycosyltransferase family 2 protein yields the protein MTPPLLERVLVIMPAWNEGLAVGNTVREVLARPEGYDILVVNDGSTDNTAQVAANAGATVLQLPFNLGVGGAMRAGFKYAHRLNYDAVIQVDADGQHDPKDIAVVLDGLENADISIGARFAEKGTYTVSGPRKWAMVFLARTISRLAGTRLTDVTSGFRAANRRGIAQYLDHYPAEYLGDTIDSLVVAIRSGCKVTQVPVEMRVRQAGTPSHNPAKAALYLGRSIFAFLFAMTRKPSTVVHAESEVG from the coding sequence ATGACCCCACCACTTCTAGAACGCGTTCTCGTCATCATGCCGGCGTGGAACGAGGGGCTCGCCGTCGGAAACACGGTGCGGGAAGTGCTCGCCCGGCCCGAGGGATACGACATCCTCGTGGTCAACGACGGCTCCACCGACAACACGGCCCAGGTGGCCGCGAACGCCGGCGCCACCGTGCTCCAGCTGCCGTTCAACCTGGGCGTGGGCGGGGCCATGCGGGCCGGTTTCAAGTACGCCCACCGGCTGAACTATGACGCCGTGATCCAGGTTGATGCCGACGGACAGCATGACCCGAAGGACATCGCCGTCGTGCTTGACGGGCTGGAAAACGCAGACATCTCCATCGGCGCCCGCTTTGCCGAAAAGGGGACCTACACGGTCAGCGGCCCCCGCAAGTGGGCCATGGTGTTCCTGGCCAGGACCATTTCCCGGCTGGCCGGAACACGGCTCACTGATGTGACCAGCGGGTTCCGTGCGGCCAACCGCCGGGGCATTGCCCAATACCTGGACCACTACCCTGCCGAATACCTCGGCGACACCATTGACTCGCTCGTGGTGGCCATCCGTTCCGGCTGCAAGGTCACCCAGGTCCCCGTGGAAATGCGCGTCCGGCAGGCCGGCACTCCCAGCCACAACCCGGCAAAGGCCGCCCTCTACCTGGGTCGGAGCATCTTTGCCTTTCTCTTCGCCATGACAAGGAAACCGTCCACAGTGGTCCACGCTGAAAGTGAAGTGGGGTGA
- the rfbA gene encoding glucose-1-phosphate thymidylyltransferase RfbA — MRGIILAGGTGSRLHPITHGISKQLVPVYDKPMIYYPLSTLILAGIRDILVVTTPHDAEQFRRLLGDGSQFGVSITYVKQESPDGLAQAFILGEDHIGSETVALVLGDNIFYGPGMGTQLRRHENIDGGAVFGYWVKDPKSYGVVEFNNAGTAISLEEKPEFPKSHYAVPGLYFYDNDVVEISKALKPSPRGELEITDVNRTYLERGKLQVEILPRGTAWLDTGTFEDLNNASNFIRTVESRQGLKIGAPEEIAWRQGFLSDDELRQRAEPLMKSGYGAYLLGLLES, encoded by the coding sequence ATGCGAGGAATAATACTTGCGGGCGGAACAGGCTCGAGACTGCATCCAATCACACATGGTATCAGCAAGCAGCTGGTGCCTGTTTATGACAAACCCATGATTTACTACCCGCTTTCCACGCTGATTTTGGCCGGAATCCGGGACATTCTGGTCGTTACCACGCCGCACGACGCCGAGCAGTTCCGGCGTCTGCTGGGCGACGGCTCCCAATTTGGCGTCTCCATTACGTATGTTAAGCAGGAATCCCCCGACGGACTGGCCCAGGCCTTCATCCTGGGCGAGGACCACATCGGTTCCGAAACCGTTGCCCTGGTGCTTGGCGACAACATCTTTTACGGCCCGGGCATGGGCACGCAGCTGCGCCGGCACGAAAACATTGACGGCGGCGCCGTGTTTGGCTATTGGGTCAAGGACCCCAAGTCCTACGGCGTTGTTGAATTCAACAACGCCGGCACCGCCATTTCCCTCGAGGAAAAGCCTGAATTCCCCAAGAGCCATTACGCAGTCCCCGGCTTGTACTTTTATGACAATGACGTGGTGGAAATTTCCAAGGCACTCAAGCCCTCGCCCCGCGGCGAACTGGAAATCACCGACGTCAACCGCACCTACCTGGAACGCGGCAAGCTGCAGGTGGAAATCCTGCCCCGCGGCACCGCCTGGCTGGACACCGGCACCTTCGAGGACCTGAACAATGCCTCCAACTTCATCCGCACGGTGGAAAGCCGCCAGGGCCTGAAGATTGGCGCACCAGAGGAGATTGCCTGGCGCCAGGGCTTCCTCAGCGACGACGAGCTGCGGCAGCGCGCCGAACCGCTGATGAAGAGCGGCTACGGGGCCTACCTGCTGGGCCTCCTGGAGTCCTAG